In Streptomyces longhuiensis, the following proteins share a genomic window:
- the mycP gene encoding type VII secretion-associated serine protease mycosin → MPTSRIRYGRRAVASTALGLLLVGVAATPALAESTRDEQWYLTVMKAETMWRTSKGEGVTVAVIDTGVDPTNPDLQGRILGGLDLAPDEAGDEHTDYEGHGTGMAGLIAATGAHGGGHGSFGLAPEAKILPIRLPDSSKANNLYGAAKQFNKVTPKAIRYAADSGAKVINISQAVLKGSPQLTASVDYALKKGALVFAGTGNDGASGNEVMYPAATPGVVGVSAVGKDLRMTDESTHGPQVDMSAPGDKMVHACGTKSSKTGLCESHGTSDATALASASAALIWSQHPNWTNNQVLRVMLNTIGSPTDGAKRNDGIGYGIVRPRIALTNPGDPGPASKFPLPDYPVTASKPSGKPSKVPDESNSVAPAAASKGDDSNPALWIGIGVGAAVVIAAGAVVAVKRSRKQRAPQQPPVYPAYSPGSAPGPVQPQYQPYGAPQSHPASHDPNSPYGGQQGPGPSA, encoded by the coding sequence ATGCCCACCAGCAGGATTCGGTACGGCCGCCGAGCTGTTGCCTCGACAGCCCTCGGTTTGCTGTTGGTGGGTGTCGCGGCCACGCCGGCACTCGCGGAATCGACGCGTGACGAGCAGTGGTACCTCACGGTGATGAAGGCCGAGACCATGTGGCGCACGAGTAAGGGCGAAGGCGTCACGGTCGCTGTGATCGACACGGGAGTCGACCCGACAAACCCTGATCTGCAGGGGCGAATTCTCGGCGGACTTGACCTGGCACCTGACGAAGCCGGCGACGAGCACACCGACTACGAAGGCCATGGCACGGGCATGGCCGGCCTGATCGCCGCGACGGGCGCGCACGGCGGTGGGCATGGGTCATTTGGACTGGCTCCGGAAGCGAAGATCCTCCCCATCCGTCTGCCCGACTCGAGTAAGGCAAACAATCTCTACGGTGCGGCCAAGCAGTTCAACAAGGTCACGCCGAAGGCGATTCGGTACGCGGCGGACAGCGGCGCCAAGGTCATCAACATCTCTCAGGCCGTGTTGAAGGGCTCGCCTCAGCTCACGGCATCTGTGGACTACGCCTTGAAGAAGGGCGCACTGGTCTTTGCGGGCACAGGAAATGACGGGGCTTCTGGCAATGAAGTGATGTACCCCGCCGCGACTCCGGGCGTGGTGGGTGTGAGCGCCGTCGGCAAGGATCTCCGGATGACGGACGAATCCACACATGGCCCTCAAGTGGACATGTCCGCACCTGGAGACAAGATGGTCCACGCCTGTGGGACCAAGAGCAGCAAGACCGGGCTCTGCGAGAGTCACGGCACGAGTGACGCCACTGCGCTCGCCTCCGCCAGCGCGGCCCTGATTTGGTCCCAGCATCCCAACTGGACCAACAACCAGGTTCTTCGCGTCATGCTCAACACGATCGGCAGCCCCACGGACGGCGCCAAGCGCAATGACGGCATCGGCTACGGAATCGTCCGCCCTCGGATCGCCCTGACCAACCCCGGCGACCCCGGTCCTGCCAGTAAGTTCCCGCTGCCGGACTACCCCGTCACAGCGTCCAAGCCGTCAGGCAAGCCCTCCAAGGTTCCGGACGAGAGCAACTCCGTCGCTCCGGCCGCGGCGTCCAAGGGTGACGACAGCAACCCCGCTCTGTGGATCGGCATCGGTGTGGGCGCCGCGGTGGTGATCGCCGCGGGAGCCGTCGTGGCGGTCAAACGCAGCCGCAAGCAGCGCGCGCCTCAGCAGCCACCCGTGTACCCCGCCTACTCGCCTGGCTCCGCGCCTGGCCCCGTGCAGCCGCAGTACCAGCCGTACGGCGCTCCGCAGAGTCACCCTGCAAGCCACGACCCGAACTCGCCGTACGGCGGGCAGCAGGGGCCGGGTCCGTCCGCGTGA
- a CDS encoding ABC transporter permease, protein MNTPKSPPDKRPEGEHEVKGVAFRDEGEAEQEAPPPPPVRGKRRISWQKLTFLPAVVAAVLLATWLWFQQASLDTISENAIVGGQVWKLLKQHIYLTVVSTFFVLIIAIPLGILLTRKMFRKATPVALAFANMGQATPAIGLLALLVIWLGIGRRSALIGIIIYAILPVLSNTIAGLKANDPTLLESARGIGMSPLGVLTKVELPLAVPLILAGVRTALVLNVGTATLATFGGGGGLGVLITTGITTQRMPILVLGSVLTVSLALIVDWLASLAELLLRPRGLEVGA, encoded by the coding sequence GTGAACACCCCCAAGTCGCCCCCGGACAAGCGCCCGGAGGGCGAGCACGAGGTGAAGGGCGTCGCCTTCCGCGACGAAGGCGAGGCCGAGCAGGAGGCGCCCCCGCCACCGCCGGTCCGCGGGAAGCGCCGGATCTCCTGGCAGAAGCTCACGTTCCTGCCGGCCGTGGTCGCGGCCGTACTGCTGGCCACCTGGCTCTGGTTCCAGCAGGCCAGCCTGGACACGATCTCCGAGAACGCCATCGTGGGCGGTCAGGTGTGGAAGCTCCTCAAGCAGCACATCTACCTGACGGTGGTCTCCACGTTCTTCGTGCTGATCATCGCGATCCCGCTGGGCATCCTGCTGACCCGCAAGATGTTCCGCAAGGCGACCCCGGTCGCCCTCGCCTTCGCCAACATGGGCCAGGCCACCCCCGCGATCGGCCTGCTCGCCCTGCTGGTCATCTGGCTGGGCATCGGCCGGCGGTCGGCCCTGATCGGCATCATCATCTACGCGATCCTGCCCGTGCTCTCCAACACGATCGCGGGCCTGAAGGCGAACGATCCCACCCTCCTCGAATCGGCGCGCGGCATCGGCATGTCACCGCTCGGCGTCCTCACCAAGGTCGAACTGCCACTGGCCGTACCGCTGATCCTCGCGGGCGTGCGGACGGCGCTCGTCCTGAACGTCGGCACGGCGACCCTCGCCACGTTCGGCGGCGGTGGCGGGCTCGGCGTCCTCATCACCACCGGCATCACCACCCAGCGCATGCCGATCCTCGTCCTGGGCTCGGTCCTGACGGTCTCACTGGCCCTGATCGTCGACTGGCTGGCGTCGCTCGCCGAACTCCTCCTGCGTCCGCGCGGGTTGGAGGTGGGCGCATGA
- a CDS encoding translation initiation factor IF-2 translates to MARDPFDGMSHEQMLEWLDQANSGTVQAAAARLAAAAKEIHSIAEDLKVRPQWVEWKGEGAESFRTWAGDLANATLTLGDFSQDSSKWLAQASTAIGNAQAAIPRDKASATANLDAAKAAHNDPDAGAVASKSTSELQAIAANKEKVRQEAAGEMRKLGQAYSLSSTQMDGLTRPKFPPPPKAFVPEKSSIDEVKEHGYGGSAAQASSESGLTGSTPVVSGHAGTIPGATTPQHDVTAPERTVPAFEQRPTEMGIDSVETLPDVRQNPTTTGPGPSPAGPSAPGPVGTPPTTGMIPPAFGGPGRPPLTGRATGPAMTARGTSPQGGPGVTGRPNSPATANGLGRPTTPGARGPMLPGQNATGTGRSVPGANSGRLPTNNGVAGGRPQQTTGRSTGIPRGTVMGGERAAGGRSTTGQGVTGGRPTATGGSAGSKGAVSGRRAGGVTGENGGVVGGRPQQQSRANARSFSRGGSGLVRGQGAGGDTSESTRGTGQAGRGGAMPHGSRPDGSQSERKGERPDYLVEDEETWQPNNQGNVPPVVDDKSNNSER, encoded by the coding sequence ATGGCTCGCGATCCGTTCGACGGCATGAGCCACGAGCAGATGCTGGAATGGCTCGACCAGGCGAACTCAGGGACGGTGCAGGCGGCTGCTGCGCGACTCGCCGCGGCGGCGAAGGAGATCCATTCCATCGCGGAGGACCTGAAGGTCCGGCCCCAGTGGGTCGAGTGGAAGGGCGAGGGTGCGGAGTCATTTCGCACCTGGGCCGGAGACCTGGCCAACGCGACCCTGACGCTAGGGGACTTCAGCCAGGACTCGTCGAAGTGGCTTGCTCAGGCCTCGACGGCGATTGGCAATGCACAGGCCGCCATTCCGAGGGACAAGGCCAGCGCGACGGCAAATCTGGATGCCGCGAAGGCCGCGCACAACGACCCCGACGCCGGGGCCGTGGCCAGTAAGTCAACGAGTGAGCTTCAGGCGATCGCGGCGAACAAGGAGAAGGTGCGGCAGGAAGCCGCCGGCGAGATGCGGAAGTTGGGGCAGGCGTACTCGCTGTCCTCCACTCAGATGGATGGTTTGACCCGCCCGAAGTTCCCTCCGCCGCCTAAGGCGTTCGTGCCCGAGAAGTCCAGCATCGATGAGGTCAAGGAGCATGGTTACGGCGGTTCGGCTGCCCAGGCGTCTTCCGAAAGCGGCCTGACCGGATCTACGCCGGTGGTGAGCGGACATGCGGGGACCATTCCCGGAGCAACCACACCGCAGCACGATGTGACGGCGCCAGAACGAACGGTCCCGGCTTTCGAGCAACGCCCGACGGAGATGGGCATCGACTCGGTGGAGACCCTGCCGGACGTTCGGCAGAACCCGACGACCACTGGCCCTGGACCCTCACCGGCCGGCCCGAGCGCGCCCGGCCCCGTCGGCACGCCACCCACGACCGGAATGATCCCGCCGGCCTTCGGCGGCCCCGGCCGACCACCCCTCACCGGCCGCGCCACAGGCCCGGCTATGACCGCACGTGGGACGTCACCCCAGGGAGGCCCTGGAGTGACGGGGAGGCCCAACAGCCCGGCAACGGCCAACGGCCTGGGCCGTCCGACGACACCCGGCGCGCGCGGCCCCATGCTGCCTGGCCAGAACGCCACGGGAACCGGCCGATCGGTTCCGGGCGCGAATTCCGGACGTCTTCCGACCAACAATGGAGTGGCAGGCGGCCGTCCTCAGCAGACAACGGGCAGGTCAACGGGCATTCCTCGTGGCACGGTGATGGGCGGTGAGCGTGCGGCAGGTGGCCGGAGCACCACCGGCCAGGGAGTGACAGGCGGCAGGCCGACGGCTACCGGTGGCAGCGCCGGATCGAAAGGGGCAGTCTCAGGACGCCGAGCCGGCGGGGTAACTGGCGAGAACGGTGGCGTCGTCGGTGGTCGACCCCAGCAGCAGAGCCGCGCGAATGCCCGTTCGTTCAGCCGGGGTGGCTCAGGATTGGTACGTGGCCAGGGCGCTGGCGGGGACACGTCCGAATCAACGCGCGGCACAGGCCAGGCCGGTCGCGGCGGAGCGATGCCTCATGGCAGTCGCCCCGACGGCAGTCAGAGCGAGAGGAAGGGCGAGCGCCCCGACTACCTCGTCGAGGACGAGGAGACCTGGCAGCCGAACAACCAGGGCAATGTGCCGCCGGTCGTAGACGACAAGTCCAATAACAGCGAGAGGTAA
- a CDS encoding MFS transporter → MTALEPSGDAAVARDIAPDFARDGASDLAPDFASDTPAGLAADGAAEMAADIAADGRTGEGVLGRGYRALSIGIVSVVLLIAFEATAVGTAMPVAARELDGVSLYAFAFSAYFTTSLFGMVLSGQWADRRGPLAPLGAGIAAFAAGLLLAGTAASMWMFIAGRAVQGLGGGLVIVALYVVVSRAYPERLRPAIMAAFAASWVVPSVVGPLASGAVTEHLGWRWVFIGIPVLVVFPLALALPQIRRRASGPADGAVPGAVDRRRVRLALGISFGAGFLQYAAQDLAWVSLLPGAVGVALLVPAVLGLLPRGTYRAARGLPAVVLLRGVAAGSFIAAESFVPLMLVTQRGLSPMAAGLSLAVGGATWALGSYVQSRPGLEPYRERMMAGGMVLVAAAIVTAPSVLIQAVPVWIVAVAWGFGCLGMGLVISSTSVLLLQLSAPEEAGANSAALQISDGLSNVVLLAVGGAAFAALGGGAVGAAHGATAAGGSHPAAFAAVFLPMAVVALAGAWVATRVRAERR, encoded by the coding sequence ATGACCGCCCTGGAACCGTCCGGTGACGCCGCTGTCGCCCGCGACATCGCCCCCGATTTCGCCCGCGACGGCGCCTCCGATCTCGCGCCCGATTTCGCCTCCGACACCCCCGCCGGACTTGCTGCTGATGGCGCTGCCGAAATGGCTGCCGACATCGCTGCCGACGGCAGGACCGGTGAAGGCGTGCTCGGGCGGGGATATCGCGCTCTCAGCATCGGCATCGTCTCCGTCGTTCTGCTGATCGCGTTCGAGGCCACCGCCGTCGGGACCGCCATGCCCGTCGCCGCGCGTGAGCTCGACGGGGTGTCGCTCTACGCGTTCGCCTTCTCCGCCTACTTCACCACCAGCCTCTTCGGCATGGTGCTGTCCGGGCAGTGGGCCGACCGGCGTGGGCCGCTGGCGCCGCTGGGGGCGGGGATCGCGGCGTTCGCGGCCGGGCTGCTGCTCGCCGGCACCGCGGCGTCCATGTGGATGTTCATCGCCGGGCGGGCCGTGCAGGGGCTGGGGGGCGGGCTGGTCATCGTGGCGTTGTACGTCGTTGTCAGCCGCGCCTATCCGGAGCGCCTGCGGCCCGCGATCATGGCCGCCTTCGCCGCGAGCTGGGTGGTCCCCTCCGTCGTCGGGCCGCTCGCCTCCGGCGCCGTGACCGAGCACCTCGGGTGGCGGTGGGTGTTCATCGGGATCCCCGTGCTGGTCGTGTTCCCGCTCGCGCTCGCCCTGCCCCAGATCCGTCGCCGCGCCTCCGGACCCGCCGACGGCGCCGTCCCGGGCGCCGTCGACCGGCGTCGTGTCCGGCTCGCTCTCGGGATCTCCTTCGGCGCCGGGTTCCTTCAGTACGCGGCCCAGGACCTGGCCTGGGTGTCCCTGCTCCCCGGCGCCGTGGGCGTCGCCCTGCTCGTGCCGGCCGTGCTCGGGCTGCTGCCCCGGGGTACATACCGCGCCGCCCGCGGGCTGCCCGCCGTGGTCCTCCTGCGCGGGGTCGCCGCCGGGTCCTTCATCGCGGCCGAGTCCTTCGTGCCGCTGATGCTCGTCACCCAGCGCGGGCTCTCGCCGATGGCGGCCGGGCTGTCACTGGCGGTGGGCGGGGCCACGTGGGCGCTGGGCTCGTACGTGCAGTCCCGGCCGGGCCTGGAGCCGTACCGGGAGCGCATGATGGCGGGCGGGATGGTCCTGGTGGCCGCGGCCATCGTCACCGCTCCGAGCGTCCTGATCCAGGCCGTGCCGGTGTGGATCGTGGCGGTGGCGTGGGGCTTCGGGTGTCTCGGGATGGGCCTGGTGATCTCGTCCACGAGCGTGCTGCTGCTCCAGTTGTCCGCCCCGGAGGAGGCCGGGGCGAACTCGGCCGCGCTGCAGATCTCGGACGGCCTGTCGAATGTCGTCCTGCTCGCCGTGGGCGGCGCCGCGTTCGCCGCGCTCGGGGGCGGAGCGGTGGGGGCCGCGCACGGCGCCACGGCGGCCGGCGGGTCGCATCCGGCGGCGTTCGCGGCGGTGTTCCTGCCGATGGCGGTGGTGGCGCTGGCGGGGGCGTGGGTCGCCACACGGGTACGCGCCGAGCGGCGCTGA
- a CDS encoding DEAD/DEAH box helicase, protein MTTTAAATASASSHHLSPAFPGRAPWGTAGKLRAWQQGAMERYLQEQPRDFLAVATPGAGKTTFALTLASWLLHHHVVQQVTVVAPTEHLKKQWAEAAARIGIKLDPEYSAGPLSKEYQGVAVTYAGVGVRPMLHRNRSEQRKTLVILDEIHHAGDSKSWGEACLEAFEPATRRLALTGTPFRSDTNPIPFVQYEEGKDGIRRSSADYTYGYGSALGDGVVRPVIFLSYSGNMRWRTKAGDEIAARLGEPMTKDAISQAWRTALDPRGEWMPSVLRAADQRLTEVRKGIPDAGGLVIAADQDSARAYAKLIREITGTKPTTVLSDDTGASKRIDDFSGSNDRWMVAVRMVSEGVDVPRLAVGVYATTISTPLFFAQAVGRFVRSRRRGETASVFLPTVPDLLGFANEMEVERDHVLDKPKKDGEEDPYAESEQEMDEANKEQDEDTGEQEQFSFEALESEATFDRVLYDGAEFGMQAHPGSEEEQDYLGIPGLLEPDQVQMLLQKRQARQIAHSKKKPDSEADLLEMPAERRPVVSHKELLELRKSLNTMVGAYVHQSGKPHGVIHTELRRVCGGPPSAEATAGQLRQRIAKVQEWATRMK, encoded by the coding sequence GTGACTACCACCGCCGCCGCCACCGCTTCCGCCTCCTCCCACCACCTCTCACCCGCCTTCCCCGGGCGCGCCCCCTGGGGCACCGCGGGCAAGCTGCGTGCCTGGCAGCAAGGGGCCATGGAGCGGTACCTCCAGGAGCAGCCGCGAGACTTTCTCGCCGTCGCCACCCCGGGCGCCGGCAAGACGACGTTCGCGCTCACCCTCGCGTCCTGGCTGCTGCACCACCATGTCGTGCAGCAGGTGACCGTGGTCGCGCCGACCGAGCACCTGAAGAAGCAGTGGGCCGAGGCCGCCGCGCGCATAGGGATCAAGCTGGACCCGGAGTACAGCGCGGGGCCGCTCAGCAAGGAGTACCAGGGCGTCGCCGTCACGTACGCGGGTGTGGGCGTGCGGCCGATGCTGCACCGCAACCGCAGCGAGCAGCGCAAGACGCTCGTCATCCTCGACGAGATCCACCACGCCGGTGACAGCAAGTCGTGGGGTGAGGCGTGCCTGGAGGCCTTCGAGCCGGCGACCCGACGGCTCGCCCTCACCGGTACGCCGTTCCGCTCGGACACCAACCCGATCCCCTTCGTCCAGTACGAAGAGGGCAAGGACGGCATCAGGCGCTCCTCCGCCGACTACACGTACGGCTACGGCAGCGCGCTCGGCGACGGTGTCGTGCGGCCCGTCATCTTCCTCTCCTACAGCGGCAACATGCGGTGGCGCACGAAGGCCGGTGACGAGATCGCCGCCCGGCTCGGCGAACCCATGACCAAGGACGCCATCAGCCAGGCCTGGCGCACCGCCCTCGACCCGCGCGGCGAGTGGATGCCGAGTGTGCTGCGCGCTGCCGACCAGCGGCTCACCGAGGTCCGCAAGGGCATCCCGGACGCCGGCGGCCTCGTCATCGCCGCCGACCAGGACTCCGCCCGCGCCTACGCCAAGCTGATCCGGGAGATCACCGGCACGAAGCCCACGACCGTCCTGTCCGACGACACCGGCGCGTCGAAGCGGATCGACGACTTCTCGGGGAGCAACGACCGCTGGATGGTCGCCGTCCGCATGGTGTCCGAGGGCGTCGACGTGCCGCGGCTCGCCGTGGGCGTCTACGCGACGACGATCTCGACCCCGCTCTTCTTCGCGCAGGCCGTGGGCCGTTTCGTACGTTCACGGCGGCGCGGCGAGACCGCGTCCGTCTTCCTGCCCACCGTCCCCGACCTCCTCGGCTTCGCCAACGAGATGGAGGTCGAGCGCGACCACGTGCTCGACAAGCCGAAGAAGGACGGCGAGGAGGACCCCTACGCCGAGTCCGAGCAGGAGATGGACGAGGCGAACAAGGAGCAGGACGAGGACACGGGGGAGCAGGAGCAGTTCTCCTTCGAGGCGCTGGAGTCCGAGGCCACGTTCGACCGGGTCCTCTACGACGGCGCCGAGTTCGGCATGCAGGCCCACCCGGGGAGCGAGGAGGAGCAGGACTACCTCGGCATTCCCGGGCTCCTCGAACCCGACCAGGTGCAGATGCTGCTCCAGAAGCGGCAGGCCCGGCAGATCGCGCACAGCAAGAAGAAGCCGGACAGCGAGGCCGATCTTCTCGAGATGCCGGCCGAGCGGCGGCCCGTCGTCTCGCACAAGGAGCTCCTCGAACTCCGTAAGTCGCTGAACACGATGGTCGGGGCGTACGTACATCAGAGCGGGAAGCCGCACGGCGTCATCCACACCGAGCTGCGGCGGGTGTGCGGGGGGCCGCCGAGCGCGGAGGCCACGGCCGGGCAGTTGCGGCAGCGCATCGCGAAGGTCCAGGAGTGGGCCACCCGGATGAAGTGA
- a CDS encoding glycine betaine ABC transporter substrate-binding protein, protein MRRTYRAAAAAGLVVSLLAGCGLTSGSPMVDDVKPGSVGQGEPLKGADITVTSKEFTEQLILGAMMGIAFKAAGAEVLDRTGIQGSIGAREAIKSGDADGMYEYTGTAWITYLGHSTPIPDPQAQWQAVHDADLKNGITWLPPSALNNTYALAMNETNFKKYGTKTLSDVAALAKKDPKAVTLCVESEFANRADGLPGMEKAYGMDIPTANITQMDTGIIYTQAAKGTCTFGEVFTTDGRIKAMKLRVMADDKHFFPNYNAAPEMNTKSLERYPAMAKVIEPITKKLNNTVAQELNAKVDVDGQDPHDVAKDWLVKEGFVTE, encoded by the coding sequence ATGAGGCGTACGTACCGTGCGGCGGCGGCAGCGGGCCTCGTGGTGTCCCTGCTCGCCGGCTGCGGACTGACCAGCGGCAGCCCGATGGTCGACGACGTGAAGCCGGGCTCGGTCGGCCAGGGCGAGCCGCTCAAGGGCGCCGACATCACCGTCACGTCCAAGGAGTTCACCGAGCAGCTGATCCTCGGCGCCATGATGGGCATCGCCTTCAAGGCGGCCGGCGCCGAGGTACTCGACCGCACCGGCATCCAGGGCTCGATCGGCGCCCGCGAGGCCATCAAGAGCGGTGACGCGGACGGGATGTACGAGTACACGGGCACGGCCTGGATCACCTACCTGGGCCACTCCACCCCCATCCCGGACCCGCAGGCCCAGTGGCAGGCCGTGCACGACGCCGACCTCAAGAACGGCATCACCTGGCTGCCGCCGTCCGCGCTCAACAACACGTACGCGCTGGCCATGAACGAGACCAACTTCAAGAAGTACGGCACGAAGACCCTCTCGGACGTGGCCGCGCTCGCCAAGAAGGACCCCAAGGCCGTGACGCTTTGCGTGGAGAGCGAGTTCGCCAACCGCGCGGACGGGCTGCCGGGCATGGAGAAGGCGTACGGCATGGACATCCCGACCGCGAACATCACGCAGATGGACACCGGGATCATCTACACGCAGGCCGCGAAGGGCACGTGCACGTTCGGCGAGGTCTTCACGACCGACGGCCGCATCAAGGCGATGAAGCTCCGGGTGATGGCGGACGACAAGCACTTCTTCCCGAACTACAACGCGGCCCCGGAGATGAACACCAAGTCCCTGGAGAGGTATCCGGCGATGGCGAAGGTCATCGAGCCGATCACGAAGAAGCTCAACAACACGGTCGCGCAGGAGCTGAACGCGAAGGTCGACGTCGACGGCCAGGACCCGCACGACGTGGCGAAGGACTGGCTGGTGAAGGAGGGCTTCGTGACGGAGTGA
- a CDS encoding IclR family transcriptional regulator, with translation MTAETSQTLDRGLRVLKLLADTDHGLTVTELSNKLGVNRTVVYRLLATLEQHALVRRDLGGRARVGLGVLRLGRQVHPLVREAALPALRSLAEDIGATAHLTLVDGSEALAVAVVEPTWTDYHVAYRAGFRHPLDRGAAGRAILAARQGHVPEPGYTLTHGELEAGACGAAAALVGVSGLEGSVGVVMLSDSVPERVGPRVLDAAREVADALR, from the coding sequence GTGACCGCGGAGACCTCCCAGACGCTCGACCGAGGACTGCGTGTCCTCAAGCTGCTCGCCGACACCGACCACGGGCTGACGGTCACCGAGCTGTCCAACAAGCTCGGCGTGAACCGCACCGTCGTGTACCGCTTGCTCGCCACGCTCGAACAGCACGCCCTGGTCCGACGCGACCTCGGAGGCCGGGCGCGGGTGGGGCTCGGCGTGCTGCGCCTGGGCCGCCAGGTGCATCCGCTGGTACGGGAGGCCGCGCTGCCGGCGCTGCGATCTCTTGCCGAGGACATCGGGGCCACCGCGCATCTCACGCTGGTCGACGGCTCGGAGGCGCTCGCCGTGGCCGTCGTCGAGCCGACCTGGACGGACTATCACGTGGCGTACCGGGCGGGGTTCCGGCATCCGCTCGACCGGGGGGCCGCGGGGCGGGCGATACTCGCCGCGCGGCAGGGGCATGTGCCCGAGCCTGGTTACACGCTGACCCATGGGGAGCTGGAGGCCGGTGCGTGTGGCGCTGCGGCGGCGTTGGTGGGGGTGAGCGGGCTCGAGGGGAGTGTGGGGGTCGTGATGCTTTCGGACTCCGTCCCTGAGCGGGTGGGGCCGCGGGTTCTTGATGCGGCGCGGGAAGTGGCCGACGCGTTGCGCTAG
- a CDS encoding TetR/AcrR family transcriptional regulator → MTERPQHGSARPGGRTARTRAAVLAAALHELDETGFGGLTLDKLAERSGVHVSTIRRRWRSVEGVVVDLMAQHSKTIATPDSGEFRQDLLELAEAIAGFHALPRSRNLVEAMVAAAAYDPHIADIVRDAFTARTDVVTQLVHRAVERGEVPPDTDAYEVIAALSAPFYYRLLIMRASIDERLVRTSVEAAYRAACGGVFGGEGAGL, encoded by the coding sequence ATGACTGAGCGACCACAGCACGGCTCCGCCCGCCCCGGCGGACGTACGGCCCGCACCCGCGCGGCTGTCCTCGCGGCCGCGCTGCACGAGCTCGACGAGACGGGGTTCGGCGGGCTCACCCTGGACAAGCTCGCCGAGCGGTCCGGCGTACACGTTTCGACGATCCGGCGGCGCTGGCGCAGCGTCGAGGGTGTCGTCGTCGACCTGATGGCCCAGCACAGCAAGACGATCGCCACGCCGGACTCCGGTGAGTTCCGTCAGGACCTGCTCGAACTGGCCGAGGCCATCGCCGGGTTCCACGCCCTGCCGCGCAGCCGCAATCTCGTCGAGGCGATGGTGGCGGCTGCCGCGTACGACCCACATATCGCGGACATCGTCCGCGACGCCTTCACCGCGCGGACCGATGTCGTGACGCAGCTGGTTCACCGTGCTGTGGAGCGGGGCGAGGTTCCGCCGGACACGGATGCGTACGAAGTCATCGCGGCGCTGAGCGCGCCCTTCTATTACCGGTTGCTCATCATGCGGGCCTCCATCGACGAGCGGCTGGTTCGTACGAGCGTGGAGGCGGCGTACCGGGCGGCGTGCGGTGGGGTGTTCGGTGGGGAGGGGGCGGGGCTCTAG
- a CDS encoding S16 family serine protease: MVALLAVAGFAPLPFAIAQPGPTTDVLGDSKGKPVIDISGAPTRDTSGKLRMVTIVATGPDAEVSLGDVVDSWFRTDRAVMPRDSVYPAGDSTKEIEQHNLGEMKKSQDSATEAALGYLGKDPQDVHVKLQLADVGGPSAGLFFSLGIVDKLDGNGSGGDLTGGRSIAGTGTITSGGKVGAVGGVSLKTQAAWRDGAKVFLVPRAECGDAKAELPKGMRLIPVTTLRGAVSALTALDKGDASKVPSC; encoded by the coding sequence GTGGTGGCTCTGCTTGCCGTGGCGGGGTTCGCACCGCTGCCGTTCGCCATCGCGCAGCCCGGGCCGACCACCGATGTGCTCGGGGATTCGAAGGGGAAGCCCGTCATCGACATCTCCGGAGCGCCCACCCGCGACACCTCGGGGAAGCTGCGCATGGTGACGATCGTGGCCACGGGGCCCGACGCGGAGGTGAGTCTCGGCGATGTCGTCGACAGCTGGTTCCGAACGGACCGTGCGGTCATGCCCCGCGACTCCGTGTACCCGGCGGGCGACTCCACCAAGGAGATCGAGCAGCACAACCTCGGCGAGATGAAGAAGTCGCAGGACTCCGCGACCGAGGCGGCGCTCGGCTATCTGGGCAAGGACCCGCAGGACGTGCACGTGAAGCTTCAGCTCGCTGACGTCGGCGGGCCGAGCGCGGGACTCTTCTTCTCCCTCGGCATCGTCGACAAGCTGGACGGCAACGGCAGCGGCGGCGACCTCACGGGCGGCCGTTCCATCGCCGGTACGGGCACCATCACCTCCGGCGGGAAGGTCGGCGCGGTCGGCGGGGTCTCGCTCAAGACGCAGGCCGCCTGGCGGGACGGCGCGAAGGTGTTCCTGGTGCCGCGGGCGGAGTGCGGCGACGCCAAGGCCGAGTTGCCCAAGGGCATGCGGTTGATCCCCGTGACGACGCTGCGGGGCGCGGTCTCCGCCCTGACGGCCCTGGACAAGGGTGACGCGAGCAAGGTCCCCAGCTGCTGA